From Triticum aestivum cultivar Chinese Spring chromosome 7B, IWGSC CS RefSeq v2.1, whole genome shotgun sequence:
TCCGATCGGTTGATCTATTTTCCTTCACCGATTATGGCATTTATCGCCGTCGCCAGCCACCGCTCGTGTCATACGCCATTGTGCGTGTCCTGCTAGTGCGCTGACGACGACTCCCTGTCCGCTGTCTGCATACGATCAACTAGATGCATGCAGATCAGATCATCAGAATACAGTTAGAAGTCGCTAGCCAGACGACCAGGATTGAATCCTGTTTTCATGAATTGTGATCTTAATCTGGTTAATTAGCATAATAGTATCTTGTGCATTTTCAATCCACGACATGACTTATCTGATGTGACTTTTCTCCTCTTTAATAAATGACACATTTGTGCGTATTCTAGAAAAAAAAGACTTCTTTGCTGTGTCTAATACATGCACAATGATGGATTTTTCTTATCATATACtacctctgtccggaaatacttgtcctaggaACCGGCTCCTCTAACTTCGCTCCTATGAAGTTAGGGAAACAGTACCCTAACTTAGTCTGTGAACCATCAGATGGGAAATAGATGGCCAAGATTCTGCACTGTTCACATGGGGCTGTAGCATACTGTTTGGACGAGCACTGTAGCTAAAATCACTGTTTGTTACCTGTAGCAGTTGACACTGTTTAAGAACTGTAGCGACAGATCTCAGCTATTTATTCTAGATCCAACGGATGAAATGTGGCTAAGTTAGGCTCCTAACTTCACAGTAGCTAAGTTAGAGGAGCCGGTTCCCTTGTCCTAAAGAttgataaaatggatgtatctataactaaaataagtctagatacatccatttctatgacAACTATTTCCGGAAGGAAGGAGTAGTCTTTTCTAGTCAAGAACGGACTCAACTAGAGTATCAACTTGCCCATTTctattctcgcaaaaaaaaaacttgCCCATTTCTAGCTGGATGTTTGCAACCATCTAGAGCTAAAAATCTCGTCTTTGGTTGCCAATTTGACCGTTGGATAATTTTAAACAAGTAAAACTACAACATCCATTCGCCTGCCGCCAGGCAAACCCTAGCCTCAACTCCGCGGCCGCCTCCTCCAACCTCCCTTCCCCTGCCGCCGCCGGAGggcgccgccgggcgaagcccgtgggcgtcggcggcggcggggttctcTTCCCCTCCCGGTGTGTGGCGGCAGCGCGAGATGCGGCGACGCGGCGGGGGCGTGATGCTGGTgcggggcgtggcggcggcggggctctcgGCCGTGCGATGCGGGCGGGTGTCCAGGCCGTGGTGGCTGCACGGTGCAAGACCATGGCGTGGCGGCGGATTGGGGCTGGCGCAGGGGCGGCAGCGCAGGCGCGGATCCGGCTCGGATCTGGCCTGCGGGCGCAACCTCAGCTTCAGCGCGGGGAGATGCCGGATCCTGGCCAGCGAGggctggatcccggggcggcggccccggacggCGGAGTATGTGTCGGCGGCGGTGGACTCACGATGGGCGACGCGGTGGTGGATGATCCGTGCACAAGACGCTTGATGGAGGCCATTGGAACAGATCTGGGTGAAGACCTGCTCGCGGCTGCTGCCGAGGCCGGTGATGGCGGCACTATTCGATGACGTTCTCTTGTTGAAGGCATCGCTATTGAGAAGTTTCAGGCCactatctgctacctccggggaaaaccctagatcagtagatcggatgatgGCGGCATTATTGTGTCGTGTCCCTCCTGTGACGTCATTTTTGGAGGTgtacacgggctcgagggaccagtggacggaaTAATTGGTGGAGCGGTGATTCATCCTGCACATTAATGGTGGCGTTTCTCCGCGGCGTGGCGCAGtagagactcggcgcccgatgtgtggcgagggactcgcgcaggagggtgacgttATCAGGCGTCGTGgtggactggtaggtgccccatacccggcaggcgtcctggttgggacctctggtcttagatgtttaggtttagctgcgatgtctgtttggtattaggcccagactatcagtgccccttcatcaattggataggagtagcgacagttgttgcttagacagtggctttagtcttactgttgtatgacgtTGTAAGGTCTTGTAacaataattaataaagtggccgtatgcatcgcccagatgcagaggccggggtcctcctcctttttttaaaaaaaactacaACATACTAAATCGTTGATAGTAGATTACTATGGTTGGTCATGAATCTTCTAGCGTGGGCCGCGACAACCGGACAAACTTCTTCGCCTAGTAAACACACGTTTTTGAAACAAAATGATTTTCTTCAACATTGCATGATTTTCTTTAATGGTAAGGAACATACCGGAGTTCACATTATCAATTTGTTCAACGCTGGTGGTTGTAGAGCTCAATTTAAGTTAATAGAAATGTACCATTCTCCCCTAAAAAATGTACCATTCTTTTGTAGTTTCAAACAAATATATTATGATTTGTCATCAACGCTATCGTGAGACTTAAAATATTGTGATATTCCATGAATTTTGTGAATGTCGGCTTTTCGCCCCCCTCATGTCCAAATCGTGGCTCCGCCCCTGCATAGTTGCACTTACATGCTAGACAATTGGTTTATTGCTGATATAATTGAAAGAAAGAACCTTGGTCGTGTGTTGGGAGATCTAATGTTGGGGCCTTTAGTTTCATGCTATTTTTGGTGTATGCTTTTTTGGGATAGAAACGAGTTGAAGATTCGTTCTCCTAGAGCAAGCTAAATGTGATGGAGGAATAATATTTGCATGGATAAATATTTGTGAACTAATTACCTTTTGTGACTTAATTACATGGCGACAACTCGCCACACGCAAACATCAGAAATAGGGATGATCCACATTGTGCTCTTGTTAGTTGTAGTCATGTTCTCTATTCTTCAGACCACCCTCTGTTGGGCTCTCCTTAGTTGGAGTCACATTCTCTGTTCTTCAGACCGTCCTTCGTTCTAGATATGCACAGGAGGACAACATTTGCTCGTCAAGATGATATCATGGCCGATCCAAGGTGACAAGGAGACATGGTGGCCTCTAGCTAGCCTTCATGTTGGATAGCCATCCCGTGGCTTCCCTGAGGCTCTCATAGCGCCTATGACCAGGAGTTCCTCTACACCTCTCCTTCCCATCAGTCCTCATCGTCCCACTTACCTGACCTCCTTGAGCATGTTAGTCCGAGATTAATTATGAGCTATTTCCATGATGTGTTGTGGTGTGAACAAGGTTATTTTCTCTCTCAAGATTTCCCTAACAGACCGGTTACCGGATTTGCACTGCTTCCCAAGAAAAAGTGTTACCTACTAATTTGACTGAAATTGAACATCAAAAAAGGATGAAATAACATCCGTATGCTACTTCTAACTTGTAGCATCCCAATGTGTGATGTTATCGATCCTTCGACTGCGTGTCATGGACTCATGGTGTTGTTACCGAATCCTGCCCACCTCGTAATTTTTgtgatgctctctctctctctctctctctctctctcttgggagGGATACTAATACTAATAGCTGGCAGGATTTGTGATGAATTTTAAGTATGTTTTGTGGTTTATTGTTGAACTGAATGATCAAGTCCTATCTGCATTATGTAAGGCCTCACTCCATCTCTGTAAGTTTCCATTAATTTGGATGTGCATGCGTCTCTAAATCCATGGAGCTCGTCCTCtgaccccgtctctctctctccctctctctctctctctctcatatgggTCCTTCGTGGTTTTAAAAAAGCAAAAAAGGAACTTACAAAGAAAAAGTTTTGCACCCGGGTAGTTAAACATGGGTACGCCCCTGCCTTTGTGTGGTGTTATCAAtccttcgtgtgtgtgtgtgtgtcatggtGTTGTTATCGAATCNNNNNNNNNNNNNNNNNNNNNNNNNNNNNNNNNNNNNNNNNNNNNNNNNNNNNNNNNNNNNNNNNNNNNNNNNNNNNNNNNNNNNNNNNNNNNNNNNNNNNNNNNNNNNNNNNNNNNNNNNNNNNNNNNNNNNNNNNNNNNNNNNNNNNNNNNNNNNNNNNNNNNNNNNNNNNNNNNNNNNNNNNNNNNNNNNNNNNNNNNNNNNNNNNNNNNNNNNNNNNNNNNNNNNNNNNNNNNNNNNNNNNNNNNNNNNNNNNNNNNNNNNNNNNNNNNNNNNNNNNNNNNNNNNNNNNNNNNNNNNNNNNNNNNNNNNNNNNNNNNNNNNNNNNNNNNNNNNNNNNNNNNNNNNNNNNNNNNNNNNNNNNNNNNNNNNNNNNNNNNNNNNNNNNNNNNNNNNNNNNNNNNNNNNNNNNNNNNNNNNNNNNNNNNNNNNNNNNNNNNNNNNNNNNNNNNNNNNNNNNNNNNNNNNNNNNNNNNNNNNNNNNNNNNNNNNNNNNNNNNNNNNNNNNNNNNNNNNNNNNNNNNNNNNNNNNNNNNNNNNNNNNNNNNNNNNNNNNNNNNNNNNNNNNNNNNNNNNNNNNNNNNNNNNNNNNNNNNNNNNNNNNNNNNNNNNNNNNNNNNNNNNNNNNNNNNNGGGTCCTTCAtggttaaaaaaaaggaaaaactaggTACATAACAAAATTTGGACTGGTGACCTGTGTGAAGAGACGAGGTACATTGACAGTGTGGCCACACGCATTTTGTGTTGCTAATAGGGCAAAAATTTCCGAGACTTTTCAGAAACCAGCCCTTCCGGTCCCTACCGACAGAAAAGAAGGGCATCCAAAAAAAAcagtgatactccctctgtaaactaatataagagtgtttagaatactaaaatagtgatctaaacgctcttatattagtttacggaggtaGTACATAGCAGTTGCATATTAAGGTGGAAAGCCAAGTTTAAACCAACTAGAACGTCAAATGTGATAGATTCACTCAATCGGCACAAGAGCCTCGTCTCCTTGTAGAGAAGGGTATATATATCTCCGAATGCGATGTTACTTGACGGATATTGATGTTCATGGCATCTGATTCGCTTAGCTCTACGATAGGAAACAAAATCTACCGTATGTAAAAATGGCAAAAAAAATGGGGGCATTCCGAGAATTGAACTCGGGACCTCTCGCACCCTAAGCGAGAATCATACCACTAGACCAAATGCCCTTTCATGCTGACTTTTCCAAAAGAAATTAATTATATACAAGCGGGGGGTCAACAATCTGGATCTGAGATCGAGTCAACCCTCATCCACCAGCAAGCTAACTCGATCGATCAACTGAGGTAGGTCTCATCGATCCCATCAACTACGGCCGGAGCGAGATGCCGATCGATGGCAGCTAGCATCCAGGACCAGGACGATTTTGTTTTCGGATGCATGCATGGATCGGCTCGCGCGTCACGCAGGAGCTTAAACAAGTGGATAAGTTGTGATTAATCAAGTACACGTACGTTCACGTACCCATCCACATCCATCCATCTGCGTTGTCACATGCCATGCCAAGCGCAAATATAGCTGTTTGACAAATGCCGATGCCTCCGTAGCCGTTTCCTTTTTTGATTTTGTATTTTTCATTTACTTCTATTCTATATTATTATCTAGATCACCACTTAAATAAAGCCTCATAACTCAACTGCATAATTTCAAATATGAAATTGCTTACAACATATACCATGTGGTCTCCGTAGCCGTTTCATCACGTCGAATCTGATTAAGTAGCTATCTGCATCGGCCGATCGTCCTTGCATAGCACACGCATGCCCTAGCTAGCTAAAAaaaacttatactccctccgttcctaaataattgtctttctagagatttcaacaagtgactatatacggagcaaaatgagtgaatctacactctaaaacatgtctacatacatccgtatgttgtagtccatttaagatggctagaaagacaattatttgggaacggagggagtatttaggaatggagggagtagaatataCGCTATATGTGTAGCCAGACCAGTAATACGTCCTCCTTGTTTGTTTCATTTGGCATGCAATGCACCACCGATCCACGCACGACGATTCCCTGAACCACACCCTCAATCGGACGCCCTCTGCGTTCTCCAATTCACCAGTTCCGCCTGCCTAACGGCCTCTCCGTTGTCCAATAATGCTCATCACTAACAAGTGATCAGTGGCTCAGCAATGATGAGGGACCGGTGTTATTCGGATCTGTAGTAGTGAGGTGTGTGCCGGCTCAGTATCTTGAACGTGTTCATAGGAGTAGGATGTGTGTGCATGTGTTTTATATGGGTGATTGTGNNNNNNNNNNNNNNNNNNNNNNNNNNNNNNNNNNNNNNNNNNNNNNNNNNNNNNNNNNNNNNNNNNNNNNNNNNNNNNNNNNNNNNNNNNNNNNNNNNNNNNNNNNNNNNNNNNNNNNNNNNNNNNNNNNNNNNNNNNNNNNNNNNNNNNNNNNNNNNNNNNNNNNNNNNNNNNNNNNNNNNNNNNNNNNNNNNNNNNNNNNNNNNNNNNNNNNNNNNNNNNNNNNNNNNNNNNNNNNNNNNNNNNNNNNNNNNNNNNNNNNNNNNNNNNNNNNNNNNNNNNNNNNNNNNNNNNNNNNNNNNNNNNNNNNNNNNNNNNNNNNNNNNNNNNNNNNNNNNNNNNNNNNNNNNNNNNNNNNNNNNNNNNNNNNNNNNNNNNNNNNNNNNNNNNNNNNNNNNNNNNNNNNNNNNNNNNNNNNNNNNNNNNNNNNNNNNNNNNNNNNNNNNNNNNNNNNNNNATCTTTTTCATTTGTTTTATATGTTCTTTTGGAGTGCACAAAACAtgtcaacttgtgttgttgttTATCTCATCTTAGTGTCAACCACAACTAATCAAACATGGCAACTTTCTGATAAATGAAATGGATCCTTTCTTTGTCATGTGTTTTCTGAGCTTGTCGTGTTGTTATCTGGTTGGTGAAAGACATAGAAAAATCATAGTAATACGAGAGTTAGTGTCATAGGATTTGAGCCggttaattttttatttttcctccgAGCTTTTTTGTTCCTTCAAGCAATGTGTTCTTTTTGTGCGAGCATTTTTTTTACTAATTTGATACAAAATTAGTGTATTTGTTCGGCCTAACTGATACGAGCAAGGCTTGTGTTCGGCCCATTCATTTGCACGGCTTGATGGGTTTAGTGGGATGGCATGTGTAGCATGTGAAGCGTTCAAGCGCGAACGGACGCATCACGTGGAAACCATTAGCGTGTGTATGATATATCTCGCTCGCGTGGTATAGGGGGACGATCATCGCTACCACTCCCAATTTAGTAGGTTTAAATGGACGCCAAATTTACAAATAGACACAATTAAGGTCGGGTCGAAGATCTGCTAGATATTCGATCGCGTTCACAGGTACTAAATAAGGCAATCTTCTTGGTACATGTCACCGTAATCTCTTACCATATCATGAAATTATTCGCTAGGCCATCCATCCACTATAAATCCACCCCTCCTCCCTCGCCGAAACCAGCAACTTTCCTTCCCTTCGCTGGTTTTATCCCTTTGCCAACAATGACTCGCAAGAAGGTGGCTCGCAAGGCGACCCTCCTATACATCCCCCATGACTCAACCCGACGTAATAGATTCAAGAAGCGCCTCAAGGGGCTGATGAAGAAGGCGGACGAACTAGCCGTCCTGTGTGATGCCAAGACCTGTGTACTGGTGTACGAGGAGGGCAAGGCGGCGCCGGAGGTGTTCCCTTCGCAGGCAGAGGCAGTGGGTATCATGAATCGATTCAAAAGCATGCCGGAGATGGTGCAGTGGAAGGAGGTGATGAACCAGAAGGGCTTCATCAGCAAGCACATTGACAAGCTCCGGGAGCAGGTCGACAAGACCCAGCGCGAGTACGAGGACGGCAAGATTAGGTACCTCCTTCACAAAACCATGCATGGTGACCTCTCGGGCCTCGTTGGCCTCAACATCGAGGAGCTCACCAAAGTTGGCTACAAGGTGGACGTGCTTCTCAAGAGCATTAGCGAACGCATGTCAAAAATCCATTCTCGGACGCTGCCACCAGCTCCATGTGTCGCTACCGGCAGCATAGACATGGGGTCTCCAGCGTTGTATCCGGCACCACCTCAGCAGGAGAACCGACTTGACATGGTGAGCTCCGGAGGGGACCTCGACACCCTGGTCTATGGTGGCTACGCCGGCGCCAACTTCTCTAGCAGTGATATGATGATGCAGATGCAGTCCTTTGATATGGGGTTCGGTTCGAGTCCTTTCCCTCCCATGTAAGCCAGGAGGCCAGCTACATGCGCCGATCTCATCTCGTATTTATTTGGTTTGAGTGGTTTGGATGAAACATTCAGTaaatttcttgaaattattatatcCATCTATGTGCGTCGTTGTATTCATGCATCGTGTTCTTTGAGCCAAATCATAATTTATTCCGATGTAATCGTTGAAATTGTTATTCAATTAATCTCTTTTCTAGGTTGTTTGTTTAATCTATGTTGTTTAGTTGGTCGTAAATCTTGAGTTGTACCCTTTTTTGTGTCAGCACCGTGTTTTCTCAGGCATAGTTGCACCAGCTACGTGTTAGACAATTGCTTGATTGCTGAACCTTGGTTGTGTGTTGGGAGTAATTTCATGCTATTTTTGGTGTACGTTTTTTTTTATAGAAACGAGTTGAAGATTCGTTCTCCTAGGGCCAGCTAAATGTGATGGATGGTTAATATTTTCCTGGATATATATTTGTAAATTAGTTACCTTTTGTGACTTAATTACATGGTTAATATTTtcctggatatatatatatatatatatatatatatatatatatatatgtaaactTTTGAAAAAGGGAAACAGTGATTTTGTCCCTCTCAAGAAAGAGTCCGACTATGAGCCGATTATCTTGATAGCAGTGACTTGAATAGCTTTTTGGGGCCTTTGGCCTTTTCAAAAAATAATAGTATAAAGTAAAGAATATTAATATTAGGTTTCTAAGTGCCGCCTGCCTTGGTTCGTGGGAGAATGCATTGTAGCTAACAAACTGAGCTCCAACGAAGAAGATGATGCCGCCAGCATTCAGAGAAGAGAAGAGGCGCATACATTGGTTGTAGTTAACATCATGGCCATGATGGGGGAAGAATATTTGAATTTAAGACCATTTGCACAGACTAAATTTCCATTATCTGTAAATTCGAATATATGCAAAAGAGGGGTGGTAAAAAAAGAAAAATGGGGGCATTCCGAGAATTGAACTCGGGACCTCTCGCACCCTAAGCGAGAATCATACCACTAGACCAAATGCCCTCTGATGCTACTGTTTTACAAATGATCCCTTTTATTCGATCAATAGAATAAATAAATACATGGGTGAGTACTAATACAGCACGACGATCTGAATCTGAGATGGAGTCAACTACTCTCTTGTGGATCTGGCCATCACGTGAGCATGCAGGCATGGCATCACTGGCATGCCCTCACGGTGAACGACAGACGGTTCAGAAAAGTTGAGGAAGTAACGTTGATTCTTGAGGAATGTTTATATAACAAAAATTACCGTTGGGGTTATAAATATCTCTTATTCAGAGAAACATACGTCTGATTTAGCCCATCTTTTTTATCTTTGTGTTCCATTTTCCTCATTCTCAGCATGCCCACGTACGCTAATGACttgttctccttcttcttcttcccactTGTAATACCAAAATAAAAGATCCAATCCAATCAAATCTTATGCACGTGCTAACAGATTTCTAGCTAACTGGATCGACGGATCAGCTGGCTCTAGCTTTAGGTTGTCCTTTCAGGTACACAAATGCATGCTCGCATCGGTCCCATCAATCGACGGCCGGCCGGAGCTTAGCTAGATGCCGATCCACCGATGGCAGCTACCTATCTATCTAGCATGCACGACGAAACGCAATTTGGATGGATCGGCTCGCGCCTCATGCAGGAGCATAAACAAGTAGCAGGAGTGCCTATGAACCGATTAACAGCTAGCACATGTAATTtaagtagcagtagtagtagtaggtaGCGATCTCTGAATCTGATCCATGTCGACCATCACATGCCATGCCATGCGCATAGCTGCTTGCCAATGCCTCCTCCGTTTGATCAAATGCAGGGGAATCCGATCAAGTAGCAGCTAGGCTCCTggctttgtttgctctgttataTCATCGTATAAGTAAGCAGTACAGGTGTGTTGGTGCTTGTTTGTTTCCCTGCAGGCGCAAGCATGTCTTGTCATGTTACGCATGGATGCATGCATGTGATGCGCATGTGGCATCCGCTCGCGTCGTCGACCGGATCCGCTTCCTCCGCTGCTATCTGtcaaggaaaaaaacaacaatttgaaaACACATGCTAGCTAGCTACACACGTTTGACCCTTTGGGGAATGCCGAGCACAAAATGACCTCTGCCAGAAATTTTGAACACGGTCCAACCTTTTTTTCCGTGCAATTTTCAAAAGTCCATAGCGGGTTGCTGATGTATGTGCAAGTGCAATGCCAGCGTATTCGACGTTGCTCCCATGTGCAAGTGCAACGCCGCGACCCATCAAGTACTTCCTTCggtttttttagtctgcatacaagttttgtttaAGGtcaaagcatctctactttgaccaaacttaccGAAAAAAGTATGAAAATTtacaatgccaaatcaatattgttagattcattatgaaatgtagtttcatgaaATATATATTCGGTAAgatagatgttcatattttttaatatatatttggtCAAATTGTACAAAGTTTGACTTGGacagaaatctaatatgcgaagtttAAAACTAGGGCTTAAAGATGGCAGCCTCATAGACCTTCTTGTCACAGTTTACTGAAAACAGTGGTCTTGGGCAGTGGCCATGCTGCTGCTGCGGCGGCCGTGGTGTACGTTGGCTGGCTGGCGCTTCCCGTCGGGCCCGTACGTGCACGTGAATCCATGCCCAGTTGATGCGGCAGATCAGCCCGGCCGTCGATGTCGCCGTGGACCGTGGGATCGATCGGATCAGACCCACCCACGCGCGCTGGCACCTCGTGCTGGATGGAGCATGCTCCGGTCACTCAGTGTCCATCGTGCCAGATGAGATGAGAAGAAACAAACCTTCAGATGGGAT
This genomic window contains:
- the LOC123162500 gene encoding agamous-like MADS-box protein AGL80, giving the protein MTRKKVARKATLLYIPHDSTRRNRFKKRLKGLMKKADELAVLCDAKTCVLVYEEGKAAPEVFPSQAEAVGIMNRFKSMPEMVQWKEVMNQKGFISKHIDKLREQVDKTQREYEDGKIRYLLHKTMHGDLSGLVGLNIEELTKVGYKVDVLLKSISERMSKIHSRTLPPAPCVATGSIDMGSPALYPAPPQQENRLDMVSSGGDLDTLVYGGYAGANFSSSDMMMQMQSFDMGFGSSPFPPM